One window of the Panulirus ornatus isolate Po-2019 chromosome 47, ASM3632096v1, whole genome shotgun sequence genome contains the following:
- the LOC139763501 gene encoding pyroglutamyl-peptidase 1 isoform X2 has product MGDATVTEVQEIRPIIYVTGFGPFSSHAVNASQMAVEGLVDQDLERELGVKLVTEILKVEYNYVQKTIPQRWEDLNPKLTVHVGVSSLAETLTLEQLAHNSGYNGLDNCGCLPHKGLCIPDSDEVIQSGIRMDLISSAINKNTKLKLPCAKSTDPGS; this is encoded by the exons ATGGGAGATGCAACTGTTACAGAAGTGCAAGAAATTCGTCCCATCATTTATGTGACTGGCTTTGGTCCTTTTTCATCGCATGCTGTCAATGCCAGTCAGATGGCTGTTGAGGGACTTGTAGATCAAGATTTAGAAAGAGAACTTGGAGTCAAGTTAGTCACTGAAATATTGAAAGTGGAATACAATTATGTTCAGAAGACTATACCACAGAGATGGGAAGACTTGAACCCCAAG TTGACTGTGCATGTTGGAGTATCAAGCCTAGCTGAAACACTGACCCTGGAACAGCTAGCCCACAACAGTGGATATAATGGGCTGGACAATTGTGGATGTTTGCCTCACAAAGGTCTATgcattccag ATAGTGACGAAGTGATTCAGTCTGGAATCAGAATGGACTTGATATCTAGTGCCATCAACAAAAATACCAAACTCAAGTTGCCTTGTGCTAAATCCACGGACCCAGGCAG TTGA
- the LOC139763501 gene encoding pyroglutamyl-peptidase 1 isoform X1, producing MGDATVTEVQEIRPIIYVTGFGPFSSHAVNASQMAVEGLVDQDLERELGVKLVTEILKVEYNYVQKTIPQRWEDLNPKLTVHVGVSSLAETLTLEQLAHNSGYNGLDNCGCLPHKGLCIPDSDEVIQSGIRMDLISSAINKNTKLKLPCAKSTDPGRFLCDFVYYLSLKKDRSRSAFIHVPTLNKFSAQDISAAIAAAIKEMYNQVMERDNLDGSLDLKGLSLEDHKCNEISVGKDEGSDDKISLAL from the exons ATGGGAGATGCAACTGTTACAGAAGTGCAAGAAATTCGTCCCATCATTTATGTGACTGGCTTTGGTCCTTTTTCATCGCATGCTGTCAATGCCAGTCAGATGGCTGTTGAGGGACTTGTAGATCAAGATTTAGAAAGAGAACTTGGAGTCAAGTTAGTCACTGAAATATTGAAAGTGGAATACAATTATGTTCAGAAGACTATACCACAGAGATGGGAAGACTTGAACCCCAAG TTGACTGTGCATGTTGGAGTATCAAGCCTAGCTGAAACACTGACCCTGGAACAGCTAGCCCACAACAGTGGATATAATGGGCTGGACAATTGTGGATGTTTGCCTCACAAAGGTCTATgcattccag ATAGTGACGAAGTGATTCAGTCTGGAATCAGAATGGACTTGATATCTAGTGCCATCAACAAAAATACCAAACTCAAGTTGCCTTGTGCTAAATCCACGGACCCAGGCAG GTTCTTGTGTGACTTCGTTTACTACTTGTCCCTGAAGAAAGATAGATCCCGCTCAGCCTTCATTCATGTCCCAACTCTTAATAAATTCTCAGCACAAGACATTTCAGCTGCCATTGCTGCTGCTATCAAGGAAATGTATAACCAGGTCATGGAGAGAGACAATTTAGATGGAAGTTTAGACCTCAAAGGATTATCACTTGAGGATCATAAGTGTAATGAGATTTCtgtaggaaaggatgaaggctcAGATGATAAGATATCTCTCGCTCTTTGA